The Longimicrobiaceae bacterium nucleotide sequence GAACGCGCAGGGGCGCGTGGACCCCGGGAGCATCTCCGTGGTCTCGTCCACGCACGACGCCTTCGGCGAGGCGTCCACCAAGGTGGGCGAGAAGATGTCCTTCAAGCCGGCGAAGGTGGGTGGCCGGGCGGTCCCGGTGCTGGTGACCATGCCGGTCAGCTGGACGCTGGAGAGGTAGCCGGGCACCTCACCCGAAGTCTCCGGGTGGCGCGGCCCCTTGATCCGGGCCGTAAGAAAAGATAGGATCGAGCAGAGACACTGGCGGTGCACCCGATCGGGGGTGCACCCGGACGGACAGAGAACATCTCGACGAGCGCACGAGCGCCAAGGAGAACGCAGCCATGCAGATGGATCTTCAGCACCTGTGGGAGCAGACCGGTTGGTTCAACAGGGGGATCATCATCATCCTGATCCTGATGAGCATTATCTCCCTGGCGGTCGCGGTGGCCAAGTGGCTCCGCTTCCGCAAGATGGCCACCGCCACGCGTGCCTTTGCCCCGGGCTTCTCCCAGGCGCTGGAGAATGACAACATCCCCGAGGCGCTCGCGCTCACCGAGCAGTACCCCAACTCCCACGTGGCCCGGGTGCTCGGCGAGTCCCTCCGCGAGGTGGCTCCGCTCCTCGACGACCCGCGCGTCGCCGCCGCCGCGATCACCTCGGCGGAGCGCTCCGTGGAGCGTGAGCAGATCCTGCTGGCCAACGACCTGAAGTCGGGCCTGGGGCTCCTGGCCACCGTCGGCGCGACCGCCCCGTTCGTGGGGCTGCTCGGCACCACGCTGGGCATCGTGAACGCGTTCACCGGCATGGGCCAGTCCGGCGCCGGCCTCGAGGCGGTGTCCGCGGGTATCGCCGAGGCGCTCATCGCGACGGCGATCGGCCTGATCGCGGCGATCCCGGCGGTGTGGCTGTACAACTACTTCACCGCGCGGCTGGACACGCTCTTCTCGGAGCTCGCCTACGCCGGTCGTGAGATGATCGACTGGATGATGGAGAGGCAGGCGAAGCGCGAGATCTCGTCCGGCCGCGCCTACGGAGACTGAGCATGGCATCGAGAATCGGCGGGAACGCGTCGTTCGGGGGCTCGGCGCTCCCCACGCTCGCGGGTGTCGACACCGACGTGACGGCCGACATCAACGTCACCCCGATGATCGACGTGATGCTGGTGCTCCTCATCATCTTCATGGTGGTGACGCCGGCCCTCGCCGGGTACACCGCGGTCCTGCCCAAGGCGCGGACCGCGGCCCCCGAGAAGGACGACCGGGTCACCCTCGGGATCGACGCGCAGGGAAGATACTGGATCGAGGACACCCCGAACCCCGGGCCGATTCCCCCGGCGCAGCTCGCGCAGCGGCTGCGGGAGGCCTACCGCACCCGGTCGCCGGACGACCACGTCCTGTACCTCAAGGCCGACCACGGCGTGGGATACGACAAGGTGCTGACCGCGATCGACGCGGCGCGCGAGGCCGAGGTCAGCCGCATCGGCGCCATCACCGAGCTCCCGAAGGGCGTTACGCCCAAGCCGGGATCCTGAGGCAGGAGGAGACAGCCCATGGCGATGGGAGTAGGCGGCAAGAAGGGCGGCGCCATGAACGAGATCAACATGACGCCGATGATCGACGTGCTCCTGGTGCTGCTCATCATCTTCATGGTGGTGCAGCAGGGACTCCAGCGCGGCGTCAGCGTTCAGGTCCCGCCGGTGAAGAAGGAGAAGCAGGAGGTCGCCCAGAACGTCGACCAGATCGTTCTGGACATCCGGCCGGGGCCGGAGTACTTCCTCAACCAGGAGCCCATCCAGCCCACGGCGCTGGAGGAACGGCTCCGCGAGGTGTTCGCCCCGCGTCCGCGGAAGGTGATCTTCGTGAAGGGTGCGGAGAACCTCACCTACGGACAGGTGATCTACGCGGTCGACGCCACCCGCGCCGCGGGCGTGGAGGTCGTCGGGCTCGTCCCGCGCCCCGACGCCGCGCCGGCGCCCACCACCTGAACGTTCCGTCCGACGGTCTCTCGGCCCCTCGGGGAAGCTTCCCTGGGGGGCCGTTTTTTTCTGCGCGCCCCGGTCTCCCCGGGGCGCGCTGGTTGCGACCCGGCGGCGCGGCCGGTATTATCGCGTGGCGCGGAGTGCGCTGCGACCCCCCGCGGCCCCGCCGCCGGCCCGGTTCCACCCCGATCCCGCTCCCATGTCCCGAACGCTCCGGTGGCTCCACGCCGCCCTCCCCGTCCTGCTGCTCCTGGCCGCGACGGGGGCCGGCGCGAGTGCCCAGGATGGTTCCCCCCCCGAGGTCGCCGGTCCCGCGGTCGCCATCCCCGGCGCGCCCCTCCCCATCACCGTCACGCTGCCGGAGGGCGCCGCTCTCGCTCCGTACTCCGTGGTTGCCGCGGACGGGGCCGAGCTGGCATCCGGGACGCTGAACCCCGGCGAGAACAAGTTGGAGGGGGTGGCGATCACGGCGCGGGCCCAGCTCCCGCTCCGCGTTGTGGCCGGGGGCGCGCAGGCGCAGGTGGCGCCCCGGTACCTCCCCGCCTGGGTGTCGCTGGTCCCGCCGCTCCTGGCCATCGCGCTGGCCCTGATCTTCCGCGAGGTGGTGATCGCCCTCTTCGCGGGAGTCTGGCTGGGCGCCTTCCTCTGGACCGGGCTGAACCCGTTCACGGCCGTGCTGCGCACGGTGGACACCTTCGCGCTCCCGGAGCTGGCGGACTCCGACCACGCAGCCATCATCCTCTTCTCCCTGATGATCGGGGGGATGGTGGGGGTGATCGGGAGGAACGGCGGGACGTTCGGCATCGTCGAGCGCCTTTCCCCGCTCGCCACCACGCCCCGGCGGGGGCTCTTCGCGACGTACGTCCAGGGGCTCGCCATCTTCTTCGACGACTACGCGAACACGCTGATCGTCGGCAACACCATGCGGCCGGTCACGGACCGGCTGAAGGTGTCGCGGGAGAAGCTGGCCTACGTGGTGGACTCCACCTCCGCCCCGGTCGCGAGCATCATGTTCGTGTCCACCTGGGTGGGGTACGAGATCTCGCTGATCGCCGACGGGCTGCAGTCGGCGTCCGTGGCGGTGGCGGCGCGCGACCCCGAGCTCGGGCGGCGGCTGGCCGACGCGAGCGCGTTCAACGTCTTCATCGACACCATCCCGTACCGCTTCTACCCGCTCCTGGCGCTCCTCTTCGTCCTGCTGGTGATCTGGATGCGGCGCGACTTCGGGCCCATGTACCGCGCGGAGGTGCGCGCGCGGACCGGGGGCGGGGTGCACCGGGCGGGCGCCGCCCTCCTGACCGACACCTCCACCGGGGCCATGGACCCGCCCGAAGGCGCGCCGCTGCGCTGGGTGAACGCCGCGGTACCGGTGCTGGCGGTGGTCCTCACCGTCCTCCTGGGGCTGTACTTCAGCGGGCGCGGCGCGCTGGGGCCGGGGGACCACTCGCTGCGCGAGGTCTTCGGGGAGGCGAACTCGTTCCACGTCCTCCT carries:
- a CDS encoding MotA/TolQ/ExbB proton channel family protein encodes the protein MQMDLQHLWEQTGWFNRGIIIILILMSIISLAVAVAKWLRFRKMATATRAFAPGFSQALENDNIPEALALTEQYPNSHVARVLGESLREVAPLLDDPRVAAAAITSAERSVEREQILLANDLKSGLGLLATVGATAPFVGLLGTTLGIVNAFTGMGQSGAGLEAVSAGIAEALIATAIGLIAAIPAVWLYNYFTARLDTLFSELAYAGREMIDWMMERQAKREISSGRAYGD
- a CDS encoding biopolymer transporter ExbD — encoded protein: MASRIGGNASFGGSALPTLAGVDTDVTADINVTPMIDVMLVLLIIFMVVTPALAGYTAVLPKARTAAPEKDDRVTLGIDAQGRYWIEDTPNPGPIPPAQLAQRLREAYRTRSPDDHVLYLKADHGVGYDKVLTAIDAAREAEVSRIGAITELPKGVTPKPGS
- a CDS encoding biopolymer transporter ExbD is translated as MAMGVGGKKGGAMNEINMTPMIDVLLVLLIIFMVVQQGLQRGVSVQVPPVKKEKQEVAQNVDQIVLDIRPGPEYFLNQEPIQPTALEERLREVFAPRPRKVIFVKGAENLTYGQVIYAVDATRAAGVEVVGLVPRPDAAPAPTT
- a CDS encoding Na+/H+ antiporter NhaC family protein; its protein translation is MSRTLRWLHAALPVLLLLAATGAGASAQDGSPPEVAGPAVAIPGAPLPITVTLPEGAALAPYSVVAADGAELASGTLNPGENKLEGVAITARAQLPLRVVAGGAQAQVAPRYLPAWVSLVPPLLAIALALIFREVVIALFAGVWLGAFLWTGLNPFTAVLRTVDTFALPELADSDHAAIILFSLMIGGMVGVIGRNGGTFGIVERLSPLATTPRRGLFATYVQGLAIFFDDYANTLIVGNTMRPVTDRLKVSREKLAYVVDSTSAPVASIMFVSTWVGYEISLIADGLQSASVAVAARDPELGRRLADASAFNVFIDTIPYRFYPLLALLFVLLVIWMRRDFGPMYRAEVRARTGGGVHRAGAALLTDTSTGAMDPPEGAPLRWVNAAVPVLAVVLTVLLGLYFSGRGALGPGDHSLREVFGEANSFHVLLWASLLGSITAIVLTLGQRILSVQETMAAWLTGVRSMVLAMVILVLAWSLGSVTEVLGTAQYVSSILQGNVSAQLLPVIVFAVAAAISFATGTSWGTMAILLPLVIPLGASLTAAGELGDGGHYTILLGVVSSVLAGSIFGDHCSPISDTTVMSSMASACDHMDHVRTQLPYALVVALVGMAVGDVPTAYGLSPWVSLAVGAVILVLVVRFVGRPTDVGTLATLTPREARTAVHDAV